atcaggcggccaaagtactggagtttcagcttcaacatcagtccttccaatgaacagccaggactgatctcctttaggatggactggttggatctccttgcagtccaagggactctcaagagtcttctccaataccagagtTCGAAAGTGTcgattcttcagagctcagctttcttcatgatccaactcttatatccatacatgactactggaaaaaccatagctttgactagatggacctttgctggcaaagtaatgtctctgctttttaatatgctatctaggttggtcatagcttttcttccaaggagcaagcatcttttaattttatggctgcaatcaccatctgcagtgattttggagccccaataaataaaatctttcactgtttccattgtttccccatccatttgccatgaagtgatgggaccggatgccatgatcttagttttctaaatgttgagctttaagccaactttttcactctcctttttcactttcatcaagaggctctttagttcttcttcactttctgccataagggtggtgtcatctgcatatctgaggttattgatatttctcccagcaatcttgattccagcttgtgcttcatccagcccagcatttctcatgatgtactctgcatataagttaagtaagcagggtaacaatatacaaccttgacgtactcctttactggtttggaaccagtctgttgttccatgtccagttctaactgttgcttcttgacctgcatacagatttctcaggaggcaggtcaggtggtctggtattcccatctctttaagaagttagAGTCTAATGTGAGATACAAACAAACAGGCCATAAATGATGCCAAGGTAGCAATAACAGCCATGGAGAAATATAAAATTAGGTAAAGGATCCAGGAAAGCCACACTTAAGATGTGACTTgaggaaaaacttgaatgaagtGGAGGTTAAGCCAAGTAAACATAAGGTGTTGCAAACTAAAGGAGCAAAACATGCGGTTCTATCGGGCAGTATGGTTGGGGTGCTGGAGGAACAGCAAAGAGGCCAGGGAGCATGAAGCTGATGATCAAGGagttgtttgttctttttgtcCATTTCTGGACTCTTTGTACCTACAAAGAGTAAATTGTGGTTATGCTACCAACTAGAAACGGTGGAATTCGTTTGTTTCAATTTATAggggatttaatttttttttcacttttttaaatgagTTGCATGGTTCCAAACCCAAATCCAGAAAGTAAAGTATATTCAAAGAGGGTTAGCATCTATTCCTGTTCCCTTCAATCCATTCCTTCTCATATTGGGAACCATTTTTGAACCTTCTACTTTTAAAACATAGGAGGAAATGTATTTGTAATTCTCTCCCCTTCTTAGATGCATTCACATTCCTTCTCCACTTGTGAGGTTAATAGTAGCAGACTATAAAAATATGGAATACATGATGGATTTGAGTGTCACCCTTGCACAGGTGCCATGCTAGTTTTCTCTGTATCATTACAATTTTGGTATATGCACTGCTGAAGCAAGCAATAAGTTAGATTTTACATGGGTAAGAGCTCAGAAGCGGAAATACCTGGAAAGAGATAGCATCAGTAGCTGTTGCCATGGAGAGCCTAACATAGCTAGGAGATACCAAGCAAGTACAAGGTGCGGGCAGAGAGAGTCAGTTGCCCACTGACAGAGCAGAGTCTTTGAGAAAAATAGTCAAAGACTAACCACCGACAGACCTTGCCGGCCTCACAAGCCAGCCCAGGGCCTATTCTGCTTCTGCTCGTGTCCCACGTCTGCCAACATTCTATTGTATCACGTGTGCTGCGCGTGCTCAGTCAGTCACGCATGCACGTACGCACGTTCAGTCACATCAGTCGTTTcttactctttgctaccctaaggactataaccctccattctcctctgtccaagggattctccaggcaagctcagttgtgtccaactctttgtgacaccctggactgtagcccaccaggctcctctgtccatgggattctccaagcaaggatactgaaaCGGGCTGCCATTtcgtactccaggggatcttccagacccagggattgaaactccatctcctgcatctcctgaaatggctagtggattctttactacagagccacctgggcagccccttTGTATCATAGAACAGGTCAATAAAGggctttattgttttgttttttttaatgaattctttAGGTACACAAGACTATAAATACAGAATCCTTCTTAGGTACATACATAGAATGTTTATTTGAACAAACTCatgacacaaattaaaaaaaaaaaaaatattcctcgAGGTCtctaagtttgaattttgcaatacgagtaagaaaaagaaattctagagTTCATTCCAGTTTGTCCAACAGCCTAAAATTTTAGTTAGAAGAATAAATTTTTGCAAATTACTTCAACCATACCAAGTACCTTAGTTACTActgagcaaacatttattgagtgactGCTATGTTTAATACTCTATGTTAGCTGCTATAGAAGACATAAATATGAATTAGATGTTACTCCTGCCCTTAAAAATCTTACCATCTCTGTTAGTTAATAACTTATGACTCTCAGCTAGAAATCCATGCTTCTTTGCCTTGTTTCTGTTCTACAACTGGACCCTTTAGGCATTTCTGCTCTGACAACTGGCAAATGTTAGGTTTGGCCAATAGAGGGTGCTGGCAAGACACTGTGGAGCCAGACCAAGAGGAAggactttcctttcttcttcaggTGGATTGGCTTGCAGCAGAGGCCTGGTTGTGTTCACCTCAGCAATCCTCATGGTTCACTTGTGTGGCTTCTGCCTCCAGCAAGTTTCTTCACCACAAGTGGACTGTGGGCTGCACGTTCCTGTGACGGCCGTGCCCTCTCCTCTAAATCTCTAAATTCTCCCTTACTGTTCACTCTTCCTCAGCCGAGGATAGCAGCTGTTCTTGTCGTTCCTGCTTCTAGACCCCTTAGAATACACTCTCCCATTTTTAGTAGTTAGATACCTTTTACTGGTTAACATAGTTTGTATTAAATTTTCCCTGTTCAAATTACTAATATGATTTCTGTCTTGTGGTTGGTCCCAGCAGAAATACCTAGCagataaggggaaaaaagacagatATAAGTTAATGTAAATTCTGTGAGAGAATAGGCCACTATAATCACAGCCCAAAATCCAAAAAAGTTTCAGGTGTAAATCTACAGAATTATGTATCAGTTTGGATTGTGTTCAGCTGCACATAACAGAAAACTGACTTCAGTGGCTTAACCAAATAGATTGATTTTCTCCTGTACCATGAAATCCATAACTAGGCAGTTAAGGGCTACTATAGctactcttttaaaaagttaagaactcagactccttatttatttattttttagttgaaacATGGTTGATGTATAGTAAagttccaggtgtacaacatagtgattaacAATTTTTAAGGATTATGCTACATTTACAGtcatataaaatattggctatattcctgtgctgtacagtatatccttgtagcttatttattttatatgtaattgtTTGTACTTTTTCATCCCCTACCTCTGTCTTCCCCattctcctttccctctcccccatTACTAGGTTGTTCTCTATATCTCtaactgcttcttttttgttatactcactaccttgctttattttttatattccacatataagtgatatcatatagtatttgtctttctctgcctgacttatttcactttgtataatgccctccaagtccatccttgttgtttcaaatggcaaaatttcattcttttttttatggctccTTTTCTTTCCCAGTTTCTCCATACTTAATGTGTGGCTTCTGGACTCATGGTTGCAAGATTGCTGCTTCACCTCCAGACACTGGGTTCATATTCCaggcaggaaaaagaaagggaaagaaaaaaaatgaaccagtTGCCTCTAACTTCTTTCTAAGCATTCTTAGAGGCATTGCCAAGTAACTTCAACTCACAAACCATTGATAATTCCTAACTGTAAGTGAACCTGGGAAGCTCAGTACTTTTTTAACTGGTAGCAGGATCCTGTAagtaagagagaaaggagaataaATGTTGAATAGGTAACTAGCAGTATCTGACATATTaactggaaaaggagtaagtTACTCCGAGATGGGTTAGAGTCAGCAGAGGAACATGATCTCATATTcatatgtattcattttcttttaatgtaaatgatatttatatattaattatcaAGCAGTAGATTACATGAGATGAGTAGCAAAGTCACATTGCACAGGAGCATGCAGGATAGGGAAggatttatttagaaattatCTTTCATACTTCTTTTTACTGCCCCATTCCCTTCTTCCTCATGCAATCATCAGCCAGATATTATCAGATattatgaagcacaagctggaatcaagattgccgggagaaatatcaataacctcagatatgcagatgacaccacccttatggcagaaagtgaagaagaactaaagagcctcttgatgaaagtgaaaaaggagagtgaaaaagttggcttaaagctcaacattcagaaaactaagatcatggcatccggtcccatcacttcatggcaaatagatggggaaacagtggaaacaatggctgactttattttttggggctccaaaatcactgcagatggtgattgcagccatgaaattaaaagatgcttgcttctcggaaggaaagttatgaccaacctagacagcatattaaaaagcagaaacactactttgtcaacaaaggtccatctagtcaaggctatggtttttccagtggtcatgtatggatgtgagaattggactataatgaaagctgagcgcagaagaattgatacttttgaactgtggtgttggagaagactcttgagggtcccttggactgcaaggagatccaaccagtccatcctaaaggagatcagtcctggctgttcattggaaggactgatgttgaagctgaaaccagtactttggccacctgatgtgaagaactgactcttttgaaaggaccctgatgctggggaagtttgaaggtgggaggagaaggggacaacagaggatgagatggttggatggcatcaccgactcaatggacatgggtttgtgtggactccaggagttggtgatggacagggaggcctggcctgctgcggttcatggggtcacaaagagttggacacaactgagtgactgaactgaattacctAATTCTGATGTCCAATAACTTAACATGACTGACTCCACAGTCTAAGAAAAAATGTAGACAGGATTAAATACTTATTACTAacttattatttgtctttctctgtgtctctgtctctctgtttgaaatgcacacacacacaccattctcAAAGGTAGAACATCTGTTCTTTGAACACCTAAAattcttcataaatatttaaactcTAACTCACAGAACCCACAAAGGACCTATTCTCTTCTAGGCCAACTCATGTGCTCATTGACATGCCAACACATGTCAGGCGGGAGCCTGGACACAGAGGGTACCTCTCACTCCTATAGGCAACTAATCCACATGCACCATGGAAGTGAGACTGTTAGGGGGCCTGGTTTTTCTCCTGCCTCTTCTCAACAGTTACTGCTACTGATTTATGGCTGATTTATTTCTCTAAGCCATCTCCATACACAAatttatttagaataattttttcctTAAGATAATCTATTACTGAAGTATAAGGCccgtgatgattaattttatatgtcaacttgactgggcacAGGAGTATGtatattaaacattatttctagtgtctgtgaaggtgtttctggatgaaatttttttttaactggaggataattgctttatagtgtttTAGTGGTCTCTGTcatacatcaatgtgaatcagtcataattatatatataattatttattatatataagatatatttatttatttataataataaataggcCACTCCCTAGTGGGCCTCCCTCCCTGCCAAGATCAGCATTTGAATCTGTGGACTCAGTAAAGTAGATTGCCCTCCCCAATGTGGGTGGCCATCCCAGTCCATTGAGGAATAGAACAAaagtcagagaaaggaagaattcactttttttctccCTGTCTCACTCCTAAGGTGGGCCATTCCATCTTATTTTCTCTGACTGGGATTTATATCATTGGCCTCCTTGATTCTCAGGCCTTCAGATCCAGTTCAACTATACCATCAGCTTTCCTGAGTCTCCAGCTTGAAGACATCAGTTCATGGAACTTCTCAGTCTCTATAACCACATAAGtcagttagtgtgtgtgtgtgtgtgtgtgtgtgtcacagtcTCTATAACCACATAAGtcagttagtgtgtgtgtgtgtgtgtgtgtgtgtcacagtcTCTATAACCACATAAGtcagttagtgtgtgtgtgtgtgtgtgtgtgtgtgtgtaggcacaCACGCGCACTAAGTCgttttagttgtgtctgactttttgagattctatgaactgcagccctccaggctcctctgtccatgggattcttcaggcaagaaaactagagtgagtagccatgccctcctgcaggggatcttccacgtctcctgcattggcaggtggtttctttaccataagtgccacctggggagcctatATAAACAATAATGCTTAATATAATAATGTTCTGTGTTAGTCCAGGTTCTCCACAGAAACAGTAGGATCCTACCAAAAGAGGTCAAATTTTTCTTCCAGCTAGTTTTGTTTCTCTGGCGAACCCTGACTACTACAGAGCATTATTGTTTCTTCAAATTTAGACATCAAAGGACATCTTACTACATACTTCAAGCAAGAACTGAGTGCTTCAGAAAATATCCTAGTAAGTTCTCCTTGAACCGCACATGTGAATTAACTCTGTTTTATGTGCTAAAGATTGAGCCTAAAATGATCAGCTCACATGTGAGTTTGAAGCATTTGCCTATGGAGCTGGATCAGTGTCTTAATTGCCTATGAAGTGGATCAGTCTTAATTCATTCCTCAAGTTTTAGTTCTGAGGGCTTCTCCCCAGGATTACTGCTAGATGATACTGCACCATTGTGCCAACTAGAAAAAAAGTGATCCTCTGGGTCTATGTTGTTTCAGGGCTCTAGGCCAAGTAGGTAGGATTTCAGTCCCTAGATATCCCTAGATATTTAATCTTTCGTGTTGACTTGTACCACCTCCATAGCCACTTGTTAGAACTACTAAGTCAGATTTACAGAATTCAAGACCTGACAGAAGTCCAGTAAGAGCCATTTTTTTCCTGAGATATTTCTGTATTCATCTGAAGCCCAAATAAGTGTTCCAGTTGGGTCACTTTTGAAAATACTCAGACTTTCTTTAGTCCCTGGCCCTACATGAAAAAACATTTACAATCCCTTAATTCTCCCAATCACAGGGCTGGAAGAAAAACTGACCTCCCTCTCTTTACCAAGAAGTAACTTTGTGCCCAAGCCACAAAGCTCTTAGAGCTATTCATTTGCTTGTTCCTTTGTCCcagtatttattttgggggggggcttaTTCCTTTGTCCCAgtattattttggggggctccaaaatcactgcagatggtgactgcagtcatgaaattaaaagatgcttgctctttgggaaaaaagctatgacaaacctagacagcatattaaaaagcagagacattactttgccaacaaaggtccatctagtcaaagctctggtttttccagtagtcatgtatggatgtgagagttggatcataaagaaagttgagcacggaagaattgatgcttttgcactgtgatgttggagaagactcttgagagccccttggactgcaaggagatcaaaccagtcaatcctaaaggaaatcagtcctgaatattcattggaaggactgatgttgaagctgaaactccaatactttggccacctgatgcgaaaaactgactcatttgaaaagatcctgatggtgggaaagagtgaaggcgggaggagaaggggacgacagaggatgagatggttggacagcatcaccacatcaatggacgtgggtttgagtaagctctgggagttggtgatggacagagaggcttggcgtgctgcagtccacgggatcacaaagagtcggacaggactgagcaactgaactgaacttgtcccAGAAGGTCAGGCCCACTTTCCCCCAAAAGATTATTCCAGActtctggaactctttttttcagattcctttacagaaatgtattttcactttctgctaaGCAGTGAATGAACGGTTTCCCCACAGAGTCCTATTTCACAGAGAACAATGACCAGGAAGGGATCTCTTTTACGAAAGAAACCTAGCAACTGATAAAAGGCCAAATCTCATTAAGAAAGTCAACTGATAGATTAAGTCCCACTATCCTGCGACCAGCTTAGATCAAAGGCGAAATTATCCGTTCGGTTCCCTCTCCCTGGGCTAGTTTTCAatatctactttttgtctctcctTCAGCCGTCTTCTGCCCGCCACTCCATCTTAGGGCTGCTGTCTCTGTACTTCCGGACTGGTTACCAATAAAGTTGTTACAAAGTGACCTTGAGCGTCTTCCGGGCTTCACCCAATTCCCCGCCTTCTCCATCCGGGTGCTGCGGTGCGAATAAGAGCGGGACTGCGCGTGCGCGCCCAGCCCCATTCCTTCGACCTCTGCCGCCGCGGCCGCTGCCACCTCACTGGAAGGTAAGCGGAGGGCGCGGGAGCCGGGTCTGGCAGTGGTGGAGCTGCGCCCCAGAGGGACCCGTTCATTTTGCCGGCGCCTCGTTTGGCGCTGGGCCCGAGCTGACCGCGTGCACGGGAACTCGAGGGACTTGGGTGGAAATACTGGCCCTCGGAGGACACTTGACCTTAAGCCTCTTTGCCTCCGCAGAGAGGAAGCGGGAGAGGAGCCCACGTCTCCTGTCACCCAAGTCCTCCAGCTGCGCTGCCCCGAAGAGTGCAAGATGTTCGCCTGCGCCAAGCTTGCCTGCACCCCAGCTCTGGTGCGTAGCCCAGACTGGGCCCGGAGCTGGAGGGCCCGACCTCTTGGCACGGGCGTCCACGTTGTTGAATGGGTCACCTCCGCGCGGGACTCACGGCCCTCTCAGGACAGTTACCTCACGCCTCTTAAGCTCTGTGTCTTTTtgtccctttccttttccttcgtGGGGTTTCTTACTTCGCTCCTCCCCTCCACTCTGGCTAGGGAGAACCGTCGGGGCCTAGTTGTCAGGCCCAGCTCGGTGTAGGTCAAACACTCCTTGCTCCTTGTCCTGGAACGGCCCCTCCCCCACCGCTTCCGACACCCTGTTGGATCCGTGCTCGCGAGGGTTGGTGTGCAGAGAAGGGTGGAAGGGGCCTTGAGGCCTACGTTCGCTGCTGCTGCGGTCTCCATTACGATCTGTAGGTCAAACCCGATGCTGCAGAGGGAGGGACTTTGCCTCACCCTGTGTGGGCGGAGGCGGCTAGTGCAGCAGCCCAAAGTTTCTACTGCTTCTGGAGTGTTATTTCCAAAACCATTTTTGGGTACTTTGTGTGAAGATCTGGGGGGTTTGTCTTAGAGAATCAGATCTTGGTTCTGAAGGAATTTTCTGTGACCTTAGTTAGTGGACACTCAAGGGCAGGAATATGTCCTTATGGTCAGACTGTTTAAAAGATTGTTCTTCCACCAGTGTGGAATTGTTTaaactgctttttaattttatgattaaTGGACATATAGGAATAATCTTAGAAATAGCGAGAGCTCATTTTAACTAATGGGCTATTTAAAATGACAAGCGTTTATAGTGCTTATGTACTTGTTGATCCACTTAACTTACCAAAGAATGTGGGGTATTTATTGCTGGTTTTCTGATCTGAATTGTGGCACTAcaataattgaaattttaaaagcaatactTACAAGTTTTGTTCAGAGTATTACAAATGCATTAtgaataagttttaaaatttcattaacaaGTTTTGTCAAAATTGTTTAATACGTTGAAAAATGATCAAATAGCCAGGATAAGAATCAATACAGAAAAGTCAtgatctttctgactcattttTGCAGATTGCCTTTTTAGAATTCATGGTGTGGGAAGGGTCCTTGAAGTCATATCTGTTGTCTTAATACATGGAATCTTTTTCATGAATAGATCAGAGCTGGATCCAGAGTTGCATACAGACCAATTTCTGCATCAGTGTTATCTCGACCAGAGACTAGGACTGGAGAGGTAAAATTAACTAATGCTACCAAAGAAGTCTTAGGGTCTTTATCAAAGTGAAGGGGGAAAACCTCATTAATGAATGGTTTTAGGCAGTCCTTTCCACGCTTTCATCCAAAAAATTTGCAGAAGATGAGCCAATGAAAGAAACTTTATCCAAAACTTATTCACCTGAATTTTGGCCAGgagatataattaatatatatacttaaatgtATAGTTTTGAGTTGCTGGTGTACGATTTTGATAGCAACAGTTCCTGAACCGCCTACTCTATTAAAAAGCATATGCACATACACTGTTTCTTAATTTTCAAAGACCTTATGTGGTATAGATACTGTTGTTCCTTTTCTGCAAGACTGGAATTATTCTAAGCCCAAGAGTTTTCCATTGTGCCACACCATCTTCTATTCAAACTCAGCTACAAATAGAGAAGTGGTTATCATTTTGACAGTACCATGATTACAATAGCTAACTGTGATTACTAATTTGACCTTTGCCTTTATTTCCTGCTGTCTAGGGCTCTACGGTATTTAATGGAACCCAGAATGGTGTGTCTCAGTTAATCCAAAGGGAGTTTCAGACCAGTGCGGTCAACAGAGACATTGATACTGCAGCCAAATTTATTGGTGCAGGTGCTGCCACAGTAGGAGTGGCTGGTTCTGGTGCTGGTATTGGAACAGTCTTTGGCAGTCTCATCATTGGTTATGCCAGGTAATTTCTATTGCCAAATAAATAGTTTGAAAACATGTTTGAAATAGTTGGAAACTTAGAAAACTAgtgaaataataatagctactttCTATTTAGTGCCTTTCTGTGTCTTGCATTACATTTTGAGTACTTTGCATGCATTATCACTGCTCCCAAAACCCCCTAGAGAGACTCCAGTTTACCTATTAAGGACTAGAGAAGCTCATTGTCTAAAGTCAAAGCAAGAGAGCTCATGCTTTGAAAGAATACCAGTTTCCATCTTATTATTTAAGACCTTTTATTTAAACTATCGAATCTTAAACATACTTTTACGGGGATAAGAAGGTCAGAATCCTTCATAATGGATGAAGACTGACCATTGACATAGGGAGATAATGCCTTCCTTTCCCCATCTGATTAGGAATGAGGGGAAAGGAATGTCACAGGCAGAACCAAAAGAGATCTGGGCAGAACGCTGTGCCAGTACTTTTCAGCTTACAAAGAACCCAACACTAATAATCTGGTTCTTTAACATTTGTCAACCATGCtaaaatttgaataatatttcaaAGTAACAATGGTATGTGTTGTCTCTTTTAGAAACCCTTCACTGAAGCAGCAGCTGTTCTCATATGCTATCCTGGGATTTGCCTTGTCTGAAGCTATGGGTCTCTTTTGTTTGATGGTTGCTTTCTTGATTTTGTTTGCCATGTAACAGAAATTACTGCTTCAAATGTTGGCATTCATATAATTACGGATATAATTCTGTGTATCTTACTGTGACTCCGAAAACTGTAGTGTTGGTGTCATGGAAATGTATGTTATTTCCAAAGTCATTTCATTAAAgatgaaaagtttatttttgctgTGATTTGTATTTACCTAAATTTAAATTTCGATCATCACTGAGAAGAACATGTATTCAGGCAGAGGCTGTACCAGTCCCTGGTGATGGAAAATATGCTAATATAATTTTATGggaattattttaatgttttgcaCATTGTAAATTATA
This DNA window, taken from Cervus elaphus chromosome 33, mCerEla1.1, whole genome shotgun sequence, encodes the following:
- the ATP5MC3 gene encoding ATP synthase F(0) complex subunit C3, mitochondrial, which codes for MFACAKLACTPALIRAGSRVAYRPISASVLSRPETRTGEGSTVFNGTQNGVSQLIQREFQTSAVNRDIDTAAKFIGAGAATVGVAGSGAGIGTVFGSLIIGYARNPSLKQQLFSYAILGFALSEAMGLFCLMVAFLILFAM